The following coding sequences lie in one Pseudomonas monsensis genomic window:
- a CDS encoding DUF3630 family protein: MRIEVSEEADWKLFEDVAGVIEQGLGGSWKERLDGPDQRYWDLLVDEHTLTLHLEHYLGISVVIPDSADDIARRVCALLNRPPCG, translated from the coding sequence GTGAGGATTGAAGTATCAGAAGAAGCCGACTGGAAGCTTTTCGAGGACGTGGCCGGGGTTATTGAGCAAGGGCTGGGCGGTTCCTGGAAAGAGAGGCTCGATGGCCCGGACCAGCGTTATTGGGATCTGTTGGTGGATGAACACACGCTCACCCTACACCTTGAACACTATTTAGGCATTTCAGTGGTCATTCCCGATAGCGCAGATGACATCGCTCGAAGAGTATGTGCGTTGCTTAATCGGCCTCCTTGCGGGTAA